The Pseudomonas chlororaphis subsp. piscium genome contains the following window.
CCAGCCACAGGTTCTGAATCGCGCAGGAAAGCGAAGCCATATCCATTTCCGGCAAGGTGCGCCGGCCAAAGATATGCCGCTCACGGTCGTCCATCAGCGCCGCCACCAGGACCTCGGCGCAGTCGTTGATGCCTTCGACCTTGAGCTTCATGAACTCGTCGGAGCGCTCGCCCAGGGCCTCGGCAGTGCGCACCCGCTCCTCTTCCACCAGTTGCTGGATCTGCCCGCGCAACGGTCGGTCGCTGATACGGATGAAACGCCAGGGCTGCATCAGGCCGACGCTGGGCGCCTGGTGCGCCGCCTCCAGCAGGCGACGCAAGACCGGTGGCTCGACTGTGCCCCCGACGAAGTGGCGCATGTCACGACGCTCGGCGAT
Protein-coding sequences here:
- the bluB gene encoding 5,6-dimethylbenzimidazole synthase; translation: MSDNAFSAAERDAVYRAIAERRDMRHFVGGTVEPPVLRRLLEAAHQAPSVGLMQPWRFIRISDRPLRGQIQQLVEEERVRTAEALGERSDEFMKLKVEGINDCAEVLVAALMDDRERHIFGRRTLPEMDMASLSCAIQNLWLAARAEGLGMGWVSLFEPAALAELLGLPAGAKPLAVLCLGPVGEFYPAPMLVLEGWARERPLSELLYENYWGVSQ